TGTTGAGGGTGCCGCCAGGCTACGCCGCACCCTCAAAAAAGCAGGTGGCGATCTCGACGACCTCAAAGAGGCCAACCGTCGTGCCGCTAAGGCTATCGAGCCGATCGCCGAGGGAATGGCCCCCGTTCTCACTGGTCGCCTGCAAGCATCCATCCGTGTGGGTGCCACCCGCAAGGCCGGTATTTTGCGAGCAGGCCGAAAAACCGTAGCCTACGCTGGCCCCGTTCACTGGGGCTGGCCCGCACACGGCATTAAAGCAAACCCGTTCATGTCAAACGCGGCGATCCGCAATCAACATGTGTGGGAAAAGGAATATATCGCAGCCCTAGAGGCCGCTATCAGAAAGGTTAAAGGAAAATGAAAACGATCGAAGTCACCATGACCGACGGCACCAAGCACACTGTAGCGCTCACTCTCTCCGACCAACTCGAATACGAGAAAGTTGCCCGCCGCCGTGGCTACGGTGCGGTCGCTGAAAACCCAATTACCGCCGGTGGAATCATGGCGTGGCACGCGCTCACCCGCACCGGTGTGTACGCAGGCGAGTTCGAGCAGTTCGCCGAAGAGGTCGCGAACCTCGGGGTGGAACAGGGAAAAGTGCTGCACCTCGTGGAACCATCCACCGCGCCCTAGCCGAGCTTTTCCTCCAGACCGGAAGGCTGCCTAGTGAGATCATCGCCGAGGATGATCTCATACCTGGCTTCTACGCCACATTAGTTGACATATCACAGGAGAAGAACCGTGGGTAAAACCTCAATTGTTAGCATCAAGATCGTTTCCGATGCTAACACCAGGGGCTTCAAGAAAGCCGCCGATGCCGCCGGTGATATGTCCAAGAGAATCGTGACCTCAACCGCGAAAATCGGTGCGATCACCACCGCGATTAGTGGTGGCGCCGCCGTCGCCGCCGGTGCCATCGGCCAAATCGCCGCCGGTGCCGCCGCACTCGGTGCCGTAGTAGGCCCCGCCGCCGGTGCCGTCGCCCTCGGATTCGACGGCATCAAAGAAGCAGCAGAGAAAGCTCAACCCGCCTTCGACGATCTCAAAGAGGCGATGTCTAAGGACTTCGCCGACCGCCTCGAATCCTCATTCAAAGGAATTAACGGGCTACTCGAGGGCCTTACCCCCGCCATGCGGGATGTCGCCGGATCATCCGCCGACCTGATCGGTGGCGTGCTCGATACCCTTACTGACTCATCATCCGAGATCGAGGCCCTGATACGGGCATCCGGCGACTTCTTCGACGCAATGGCACCTGGACTAAATTCGTTTGTGAGTGGGATCCTTTCCATCGGCCCCGCAATCGAGCCCGTCGCCGATCAATTCGGCACCGCCTTCGGTGGCGTACTCGATGCCATCGGCGAACGCTTCACCGCGCTAGCCGACGATGGCACCATGACCGCCCTCATTGATGGCATGTCGGTAGCCCTCGACGGCCTATCGAATCTTTTGGGACCGCTGATCGATATGGCCGCACAGCTCGGTGTGGCTCTAGGCCCTGGGCTCGGTGGAATCTTCACATCCCTAGGTGAGATCATCGCAGCGATCACCCCAGCGTTTGCCACCATGGCCGAAGTGACAGGCACCGCGCTTACCGAGGGGCTATCTACGCTTGCCCCGTGGATGGGTGTCATAGCCGACGCGATCGGTCGCCTTGTTGTGGAACTGGGGCCGATCTTGCCGATGCTCGTGGATACTCTCGCCCCCGTACTCTCCCAAATCGTCATTGTCGCCGGTAACCTGCTGGCCGCCTTGCTCCCGCTCGTACAGCCAATCGCCGAACTAGCCGCGATGATCGCCGATGCCCTCACCGACGCGATCGCCGTCGTAATGCCTCTTATTCGGGATGTCGCCGCCCTGCTCGGTGACGTGCTCGCCATGGCGATCGAAGCCGTGCGCCCCTTGTTCCCCGTGATCGTTGACGCGATCCGCACACTGGCACGCTCTTTTGATCCCCTGATCCCCGTGGTGAAAGACGTAGCCGCTAGGTTGCTGCCTATGCTCGGTGACATCATCCAAGCAATCGCCCCGCTGTTCCCTGATCTCGCCCGCGTGATCGGTAAGCTGATCGAGGCTCTTGTTCCGATCATCCCACCACTAGCCGAGGTGGCCGAGGCCCTGATACCGGCCCTGATCGAGGTTGTCAACGCGCTGGCACCGATCCTGATACATGCCGCCGACATCTTCGCCGACCTACTCGTGCAGCTCGTACCACTGATCGATCCGATCGCCGAGATCGCTAAAAAGCTATTCCCCGCGCTCGCTGATGCCGTCGGGGATGCCGCCCCACTGATCGAGGGACTGATGAACCTCGCAGGCGACCTCGGGCAGGTGTTCATGAACATTCTCTTGCCTGCGATTCAGTCCGTTATCAACTTCATTGGTTCGATGGTGGAAATGTTTGTTGACGCTATCCAGTGGGCTGGAAAGCTGATCGATAAAATATCGAAGATCGACCTACCAGGTGTTGACTTATTCGGCGGCGAAGACGAGCACACCGTTTACGGCACCTTCCACGGTGCTGATGACGGTGGACTCTCAATCGCGAATCTGCGACTGACAGCACACGCCGCCGGTAATAGCCAGCCCGTGCAAGAGATACACATTCACGTCACCGACTCCGTGATCGGCGACGAACTGACACTTGCTCGTACGATTCGCCGCGTGCTCGAATCATCCGACGGTATCTACAACCGCCGCGAGGTGCTCACAGTATGAGCGTTTCTATCACCATGGGGGGATCATTCCTATCGACTGATCCCGCCGAGCACGACACCCACACCATCGCTATCGATGGCGTTACGATCGAGTGGGGGACGGAAAAGTTTTTGGATGAATACCGCCCGATGGTAGCAAAGTTCGATGTGATTCTCCCCCGCGATCCTCGGGAAGTGTCCGCCTCGATCCGATCCGGTGACATCTTCTCCGAGGATGTGATGATATACGATGGCTCCACCATCATCTTCCGTGGGAAAATCCGTAAGATTCGCCCCTGGCTACACTCAAAGAAAAACGACGATCGTCAATGGCGTATGACGCTCACATGTACCGACGCGACGACCGATCTCACGATGTACCCCAAAGGGGACTTCGCTAAAGGGTGGCTGGAAATCCCGTTGGCATCGGCGCTATCGCAGCTAGAGGGATTCGTCAAAGACCCCACACACGTGCAATCACTGATCCCACCAAAGGGAGGACAAAGCACAAACGTGCGTGTATCGTCCCCCGACGAAAACCCGAGACAAGCGCGCACCTGGCTACAACGTCTTTACAGCTCGTATGCGGGATTCTCGTATAGCTACGACCCCACTACCGCCTCGATCCGTGTACGCCCCAACCCCGCCGCCGTCGTGGAATGGGGATTAACAAAGTACGGTGGTGGGCTCTCCCCCGCTCACATTGGCTACACCGTTCTTGACGGTGATGCAGTAGACTCCGCTAAAACAATCGACCTCGAAGCCGACGATCTCTCCGTCGATGCCATCGACTGCGTGCTCACACCCGTGCACACCGTGGGCCGTATCATCGTGGAATCCTACCGCCGTGACAAGACCGAGCCCGTGAAAGAGCAATTTACGTTCCCTGGCTGGGGTAAATCACAGATCACTGTGCACTCCGTGGCATCCAGCGCGTCGAAAGACATCGCCACACGTGTGTTTGAGACATACCGCACTGTGCAGCGCGAACCTGCTCACCCTGACATCACCTATCACCTACCTGATACCGAGAAGGATGCAGACACCCGCACGTGGTGGCTACGCACCTTCGCCGATGCGCGAATCGCCCGCGTGAAATCCTCCGAACTCGCATGGTGGCTAGCAGGTGAGGGCTCCGAGCCTGATCTCATATCCCCGATCGGTGGGACTATGCGCTATCGCGGTGGCAAAGGATGGGACATCACGTTACACGTGATCTTTGCTAGTCGTGGCACGCTCCCACCTGCGAAGATACGCGAACTAGGGGAAGTGAAGTACTACGATATGCACTCCGATGTCACACTCGCAGACCTCGGTAAGCTCACCACAAAGAAAGATTAACGATGCCGCGCTCAACTGAACACTACGGACTCCCCTACCCCCTCGAATCCGACACGATCCGCTCACTACCTGGAATTTTGCAACAGCTCTCTACTCGCATCGCCGCCGTACTCGGTGAGATCGAGGAGAAAGCGCAAAAAGCATCCTCGAACACGAACGAGGCGCGACGATCTGCTAAGGCCGCCGAAGAGGCCGCTGCCTCAGTGCCGAAGCTCCCCGACGGGATCAACGAAATGCTCAAGGCATGGGGGAATTTAGGCAAAAAGGGGGATCCAATAATTTACCCCCTCATGGAACGGATCGCCGCGCTGGAGGGGATCGCTACCCCGACCCTCAAAGATAATCAGGTACAAGTTGATTTCACTGAAGAAACACCTAAAATCGTCGCCGGTGACACGAGCATAATCAAGCTCATTAAAAAGCCCTATGTACGCCTATCTGCGGGCACCTACCGTGCGAGCGCTGATGTATTGACTAACCGGGCTGAGCTATTTCGTGCTGGCGAGACATTCCAAGGCGAGAAGTACGTAAAATTTGGAAACTACGATATGCAAGTTTTGATTTTCACAAGGCTATCCTAGCCAGCTATCTTCCACGCCGCCGCTGCTGCATCAACAAGATCGGCGGCGTTAACTGCCACATAGACCTGCGTTGTTGCTACACTCGCATGCCCTAGCAATTCCTGCACCGCACGTAGATCATAGGAATGACCGTAGGCAACAGTGGCATAGCGGTGCCGAATTTTGTGGGGTGTCCAATCACTAGGAAGCGCACGACTAATGAGCTTGCCTAGCCATCCAGCACTGATATGCCCTGACACGCTCGCCCCTGGAAAGACCCACCCGTGTGCCTGGCTAATCCGCCGCGCTAAGTGGGGCGGGCACGGGATCGTTCGCACATGCCCGCCTTTACCACAAACCCGCAAAATCCACCCTTGCCCCACTGGCTCGACATCGCAGGCCCTGACCCGTGCACATTCGTCACGACGAAGACCACATGTCGCCATGATCTCAATTGCCAAGCGCACACGCGGTGAGGCGGCACGCATAGCATCGCTAATCAGTGCATCAGGGCATGGCTTAGGTACGGCTCGCACTTGCGGGACTGGGATAATCGCCGCCGCTGGGGACTGTTCGATTAGCCCCTCTCGAGCGCACCAAGCAAAGAACACTCGCACGCTAGTTCTAGCACTCTTACGCGCCGCTGGCCCCCAGTTCCCAGACGCTAGCCACCGTTCTATATCCCCAGTAGTCACCGCCCATAGCGGCTTATCGATAAACGCCAAGCACCGTGAAATATGACTAATCCGCACATGAATCGTGCCCCTAGCACGCCCGCCCGCTAGTAAATGTTCCCGATACCCCGCAATGGTGTGAGTGTGACTAATGTTACTCATGTTGCTAAATGATTACATGTTCCAATAGACGTGCAAAATCTATGCAGCCACCCGATCGCTACCCCCGCGACATCCTTCTCCGAAATGGTGTACAGCTACATTGCGCCTGTTCTTTGACCCTAAATTCCTTAACCAGTGGGTTCGGGGTTCAAGTCCCTGATGGCGCACAGAAAACCCCAGCTAGTAAGGAACACCACTTGGACTAGCTGGGGTTCTTTTGCATGCTTACAATCCTAGACCACTGCCCCGCTTCTTTTCGACGCGCACCTCCACCATTCCACGTCAGGACTTTAAGGCCCTTCAGGCTTGCCTTAATATCGCCCCCACCCCCGTCTTAGGTACCCACGGCCAGCACTTCACACCAAATCACCCCAAACAGCCGGTTTTCACCAGATTTGGTGTGAAGTCACGGT
The sequence above is drawn from the Corynebacterium rouxii genome and encodes:
- a CDS encoding tyrosine-type recombinase/integrase, which encodes MSNISHTHTIAGYREHLLAGGRARGTIHVRISHISRCLAFIDKPLWAVTTGDIERWLASGNWGPAARKSARTSVRVFFAWCAREGLIEQSPAAAIIPVPQVRAVPKPCPDALISDAMRAASPRVRLAIEIMATCGLRRDECARVRACDVEPVGQGWILRVCGKGGHVRTIPCPPHLARRISQAHGWVFPGASVSGHISAGWLGKLISRALPSDWTPHKIRHRYATVAYGHSYDLRAVQELLGHASVATTQVYVAVNAADLVDAAAAAWKIAG
- a CDS encoding HK97 gp10 family phage protein, translated to MAKGNSFFSAQAHVEGAARLRRTLKKAGGDLDDLKEANRRAAKAIEPIAEGMAPVLTGRLQASIRVGATRKAGILRAGRKTVAYAGPVHWGWPAHGIKANPFMSNAAIRNQHVWEKEYIAALEAAIRKVKGK
- a CDS encoding phage tail protein, which encodes MGKTSIVSIKIVSDANTRGFKKAADAAGDMSKRIVTSTAKIGAITTAISGGAAVAAGAIGQIAAGAAALGAVVGPAAGAVALGFDGIKEAAEKAQPAFDDLKEAMSKDFADRLESSFKGINGLLEGLTPAMRDVAGSSADLIGGVLDTLTDSSSEIEALIRASGDFFDAMAPGLNSFVSGILSIGPAIEPVADQFGTAFGGVLDAIGERFTALADDGTMTALIDGMSVALDGLSNLLGPLIDMAAQLGVALGPGLGGIFTSLGEIIAAITPAFATMAEVTGTALTEGLSTLAPWMGVIADAIGRLVVELGPILPMLVDTLAPVLSQIVIVAGNLLAALLPLVQPIAELAAMIADALTDAIAVVMPLIRDVAALLGDVLAMAIEAVRPLFPVIVDAIRTLARSFDPLIPVVKDVAARLLPMLGDIIQAIAPLFPDLARVIGKLIEALVPIIPPLAEVAEALIPALIEVVNALAPILIHAADIFADLLVQLVPLIDPIAEIAKKLFPALADAVGDAAPLIEGLMNLAGDLGQVFMNILLPAIQSVINFIGSMVEMFVDAIQWAGKLIDKISKIDLPGVDLFGGEDEHTVYGTFHGADDGGLSIANLRLTAHAAGNSQPVQEIHIHVTDSVIGDELTLARTIRRVLESSDGIYNRREVLTV